The nucleotide sequence AATCTGAATTGGTTAAAATAATGTTGTATTTGTACATACTAGCAACATCATCAATTCCTCGAGCTAATGCTGAGAAATAAAGGTTGGTAACATCAGGTACAATTACACCAACAGTAGTAGTTTTCTTGCTTGCAAGTCCACGTGCAACGGCGTTAGGACGGTAATCAAGTTTATCAATTACATCCAAAACTTTTTTTCGAGTAGCTGGCTTTACGTTATTGTTCCCATTAACAACACGAGAAACCGTCGCCATTGACACATTGGCTTCACGAGCAACATCATAAATCGTCACAGTTTGTTTATCCATAAGTGATAGCCCTTTCTTTGAAGACACAATATGTTTTCATCAGTTTTCAAAACATACTCCAATATAACAAAAAAAACGCATCATCGCAATTTGAAAACGTTTTCATATCAAATGATAAACTATCGCTATTCACTTTTCAAGAAAAACGCTAATTATTAGCTAATTTATGTATGATATACTGAAATTACTATATATAAAGAGGTGCTTTGATTGAATAAAGTAGAAAAAATTCAAAAATGGCTTTCTGACAACCAAAATGATGTTGCACTGATTACTGACCCTAAAACCATTCAGTATTTAACCGGTTTTTACAGTGATCCCGTTGAACGCGTTTTGATGATGGTCGTGTTCAAAGATAGTGAACCATTTATCTTTGGCCCTGCACTAGAATCTGAAGCAATTAAGGATACAGGCTTTTCAGGCCATGTGTATGGTTACTTAGACCATGAAAATCCATGGAAAATGATTGCTGACCAGATTAATAGTAGAAAACCAAGTGGCAACCGCTACGCAATCGAAAAAACTGCCTTGACAGTCGATCGATTCGAAAATCTAAAACAAGTCCTACCAAACGCAGATTTTGAAACTAATCTCACCCCTTTCATTGAACAAATGAGGCTGATCAAGTCTGCTGATGAGATTGAAAAACTAAACATTGCTGGTAAATGGGCTGACTTTGCATTTAAAGTTGGCTTTGAAGCAGTTAAAAAAGGTGTTCCAGAATCAGCAGTTGCTGCTGAACTAGAATATGCTTTAAAGAAAAAAGGAATCATGGAGATGAGTTTTGATACCCTAATTCAAGCTGGTCCCCACGCTGCCGAACCACACGGAGCTACTGCTGGAAATCTAATCCAAGACAATCAACTCGTACTGTTTGATTTAGGAACTGTCTGGGAAGGTTACATTAGTGACGCTTCAAGAACAGTGGCAGTTGGTAAACCAGACGACAAATCAATGGATATTTATAAAGTCTGTTTAGAAGCTCAACTCACTGCTCAAGAAGCTGCTAAACCCGGAATTACAGCAGCCGAACTTGATAAAATTGCTAGAGATGTGATTGATAAAGCCGGCTATGGAGAGTACTTCATCCACCGTCTTGGCCATGGAATGGGAATGAGTGAACACGAATTTCCATCAATCATGGAAGGAAATGATATGGTTCTCGAACCTGGAATGTGCTTCTCAATTGAACCTGGAATTTATATTCCAAACGTTGCTGGTGTTCGTATCGAAGATTGTGTTCACATTACCGATGACGGTTGTGAACCATTTACCCACACAACTAAAGATCTACAATACGTTGATTAATCAATAAATAAAAAGAGTTAGAAACCAATTGGTTTCTAACTCTTTTTTTATTAAGTATGTTTTAGCTTATTTAAACTCTTCGCTAGTTCCATCTGGATGGATAAGTAATGTTGGTGCAGCTGAAGCAGTTTCGCCACCAAAGGCTTCATCTGGAGTCACGACAATGTCTACATCATCCTTCTGTGTAGCATCCCCACTACTATTTTTTGCCTTACTATTCTTAAATGAATCAACAGTTGATTTAGCTTTATCAGAAGTTTGTTTCATTTGATCAGAAATTACTTCCTTAGCATCATTGATAGCATCCTCTGCGTAGAAGGCGTAGTCAACAGCACGTTCCTTCAAATCATCTGCACGATCCCTCAACTCTTGTTTGAGCTGGTTTCGTTTGTTTTCATCAAGTTTTTGGTAAGCTGCATAAATCCCGGCTCCTAACAAACCGGCAAATAATCCCCCTGCAAGTTTCTTGCCCATTAATATCAACTCCTACTCTGTTTTCTTATTTTTTCTGTGATTTCTAAATGAACTCCAGGCTGCTTTTGAGACTGCCCCAGCAACTCCAGCTTTACTACCTGACTTACCTGAATCTTTAACCCGCTTTGTTAAGTTCTTAGTTGCTTCATTAAGCTCAGAAACACTTTCCCCTAAATCAGCTGCTGCTTGAAATACAGGAGTGGTAATGTTCAACTTATGATCAATATCATTAACCAAACTATTTGAAGTTGCCATTATTTTGTCAGTTTGCTTTGCAATAACATCAACATTGCTAGTAACTGAGCGAATGGTCAAGTTGATTTCTGAAATCGTCCTGGAAATTTTCAATAAGAACAGTCCGATAAAGATAACTAATAGTAAAAATGCACATGCGGCAATTAGCCCCGCAATTTGACCTGCTGTCATAATTCTTCCTCCTTGTGCAACAATTTACTTTTAGAATAGCATTAGGCCGCTAAAATAACAATGAAATTGTCCTAATTCAGCTTTGCAATAAGTCAGGCGTTTGTTACGATAGTGTTAAATAACATGAATTGAGGAAAAATAATGAAAGCTCCAAATCAATTAGTCACGCAAGTTCACGTAAAAAATGTCTTTAAATACTTAAATTGGGATGAAATTTTAAACTCATTGATCAAAAATTCGTTACTGATTATTATCGTTTCCATTTTGTTAGTGTTGGTAAATAAAATTGGAAAAGCATTGATTCATCACCTGTTTAAACAGTATCGAAAGAAATACTCAAAAACAGTCACTGAAAAACGAATCAGGACTTTTCAAACTTTATCCCTCAACATTTTCTCTTATGTTATCTGGTTTCTGTGGATTTACTGGATATTGTCGATCATTGGGATTCCGGTTGGCACCCTAGTTGCCAGTGCTGGAATTTTTTCTCTAGCAATTGGGCTTGGTGCTCAAGGATTTGTGACTGATATCGTCAGTGGATTCTTTATTTTATTAGAGAAACAAATTGAAGTTGGCGAATATGTAAACATTAATAATATTAAAGGAACCGTGAGTGCTGTCGGCCTGAGAACTACCCAAGTGATATCTGATGACGGGACCCTAAACTTTATTCCAAACAGAAGTATCCAAACGATTGCCAACCTTTCACGAAATAATATGGTCGCAATCATTCAAGTTCACATTACTCCGGAAACAGATATCAACAAGGCATTAGAAATAATTGACCAAGTAAATGATGCTAATGTTTCAAATTACACTGATATCGTTGGTGCTCCCAATGTTCTCGGTACGGTTGCTTTGACTGATAATAAACTTGCCATTCAAGTTAATATGACCACTAAGAACGGTGCCCAATACCACATTCAACACGACTTCTTAGCACTATATCTCCAAGCATTAACTCAGAATGGAATTAAATTAGATAATAGTCCCGTGACATATAAGTAAGTCAAAAAAGGAGCTAGCATTTTCAACAGAAAATGCTAGCTTCTTTTAATCATGATTGTATTTATACGCCGGAAGAGCAACGTAGTTTTCAGTAAAGTTATGGGTCAAGAAGTTTATCTGCTTCATTACTTCTCTTCTAGTACAGATTCCAACAAATTCTTCATCCTCGTTAACAACCGGTAAGAAATTTTCATCCTCTAAGTAGCGCATAATCACTTCCAAATCTTCAGGGTCAGTTATGATTGGGACGTCAGTCTGCATAACATCCCTTACCTGAAGGTTTGCCAAAGGTACCGTTGAGATGCCTTCGTTTGTAAGCATATGCTCAGTTATCATTTGAAGTGAAATCAGTCCCTTAAAATGATTTTGATTATCCAATACCGGGATTTTTGCATACTTAACCTTTGTTAGAACTAAAAAAACGTGAGCTAAATTGTTATCTTCGTTAACAGTTGCAACTAAGTCAGCCGCAATCATTGGCTGTCGCTCACTCTTCTTTAAGACGTTTTCAATGGGTTTATCAAGCATTAATTAAATCTCCTTTATCAACGATCAAATTGAAAATGTAATGAAGGAACCAGATTAAGATCTCGATCATAATAATCCACGATGAATTTTTGGGTCGAAACGTCCACGATACAAAATGTGCCACCAATCATCTGGAACTCACCTCTAGGTTGAGAAATACTTCCAGGATTGACTAAAAGCAAAGAACCATCCATCGTACACATTAGTTGATGAGTATGACCGAACAAAGCGATGTTAGCAGATACGGACCGAGCTGTAAGCTCTAAATTTAGTGGACTTTGATTAACATTCTTTAAATGTCCATGGGTTTGGTAGACAACATCATCACCGATATTAACTACATTTTCTAATGGAAAATCTTCAAAATCCATATTTCCCTTAACGATATTAAACTGTTGAACCAGTGGTGAGTCAATGGACAATTCAGAATCTCCATTGTGAAAACGATAGTCAACTTGATCACCAAATTGGTGCAGAATTTTCGTTAAGATTTGCTGGTCTCCGTGGTTATCACTTACAACTAATAATTTACTCATGACCACGCCTCAGATAGTTTAGCGACCAATTGCTTAATCGCCCGACCTCTATGGCTTACGGCATTTTTTTCGTGAATGGACATTTCTGCCATTGTTTTTTGACTGCCTGGAATCAAAAAGAATGGATCATACCCAAAACCATTGTCACCGCGAGACTCAGTTAAAATTTCTCCATCAACCTTACCTTCAGCGACAACTTTATCGCCCGCTGGGGTTAAGAATACTAGAACTGATTCAAAATAAGCTTCCCGATTTTTTCCAGCAAGCTCTTTAATTAGCTTACGATTGTTAGCATCATCATCATGATCACCTGCATATCTAGCCGAATGAATACCTGGAGCACCATTAAGTGCAGGAACAACTAAACCAGAATCATCGGCAATTACGGGCTTATTAACTAAATTCATAACTGCCCTGGCCTTGATTTCGGCATTTTCTTCAAAACTGCTACCATTCTCATCGATTTCCCCAACTTCGGAGTAATCATTCAAAGAGGTTACCTTGACCGAAAATTTTGCTAAGGCTTCCTCAATTTCATTAATTTTATTTTGATTTTGTGAGGCAATTACAATTTCTTCTGGTTTTTCCATTGAACTCTCCTCTAATAAGTATTACAAGTTTAGATTATTCGCCGCAATGCTAGATTTCAAGAAATTATCCGCAACTTTTACGAACTCTTCAGGGTTTCCTGTCGTATAAAAAACATCCGAACCATCGCGATCTGATTCAGCTAATGCATCATTTTGCTCCAGTAGCTCCTTAACCTGCCTTGCTGTAGCAACTCCCGGGTCAACTAATGTTACGTGAGGCATTGCCGTTCCAATCTCTGCTTGAATAACTGGGAAGTGAGTACAACCCAAAATTAATGTATCAATAGATGACGTCTTTAAGTTTGCTAGTTGAGATTCAACAACTTCATACGAGTGTTCACTGCCAGCTTCGCCATCTTCTACCAACTGAACAAAATCAGGGCATCCCTGGGATACTACTTCAAAGTTACCCGCCGCTTTGATAATTCGTTCGTAATCACCTGATTTAACAGTCCCATTAGTCGCAATTACACCGATAGATCCTGTTTTGGAAACTGAAACTGCGGTTTCCGCACCAGGTTTAATTACACCAATTACTGGAATTGGAAGTTCCTGTTTAATTCGCTCATACGCAGCTGCTGTTGCCGTGTTACAAGCGATTACCATTGCTTTTACATCTTGCTTCAAGAAGTAGTTAGCAATTCTTTTTGTCAGCTGATAAACTTCTTCAGCCGTTTTTTCACCGTATGGTAAATTTTTTTGGTCACCAACATAAATAAATTGCTCGTTTGGGAGGATTTTCTGAAGTTGGTTATACACCGTTAAACCACCAATTCCTGAATCCATAACCCCGATTTTTCTGTTATCCATCGTATCACTTCTTTACATAGACTAGACTTAATTATCAAACATTTATTAAGTACATTCAACTAATGACTTCGTTTATTACAAAATATTGTATAATAAAAATATTAGATTTCGAATCAATGGAGATTAGAAAATGAATAGCAAAACATATGAACAACTGCGCAACGATCCAGACTTGGAGAACCTTTTAGGTCAAACTTTACTGAGAGATGACTTATTAGTAGAAATTTTAGGCGATGAGTATCATGAAATTTTATATTGGGCGGGTAAGCGGCTAGGACGCAAATACCGTCTAGCGAACTATGAATCACTGTCTGTGTTCTTTAAACAATTTGGTTTGGGAGACCTAACTCTAGTTAAACAAGGAAAAAATCAGTTAGATTTTGAATTAACTGGAAAAATTATTGAAAGTCGATTACTGCAAAATGATGATCCTGACTTCCAATTAGAGTGTGGATTACTCGCACAATTTGTAGAATACATTCTAAACCGGCAGTCAGAGGCCGAAATCTCTAAAATAAACGCTAAAAAAGGGCTAGTAAGCATCAACGTACTAACCAGTAGTGAACCACCCTTAGACGGCCAGGAATCTGACGAAATTTTTAAACTAATTACAGAGGAAACTAATGAATAAAAAAGGTAAGCCCACCGGCTTACCTTTTTTTAATCAGTATATTGATCTAGAACTTTCTTAAGTTGTTCCTTTGAATGATAACCCACTACTGTATCAACTACTTCACCATCTTTTTTGATAAGTAAAGTTGGAATACTCATGATTCCAAATGATTGGGGTGTATTTGGATTAGCATCAACGTCCATCTTATTGAAAGTAACGTTATCCATTTCGTTGGCTAACTCTTCAACTACTGGAGATTGCATTCTACATGGTCCACACCAAGTAGCCCAAAAGTCTGTTAACGTTACTCCTTTAGAAGTATCGCTTTCAAAAGTTTTATCTGTTGTTTCATTTACCATAAAAAGCTGCCTCCTTATTTTACTTAAACCATTTTAACAACAATCCAGCAAAAAGCCAATCAATTGCACACAATTAATTACTTGAACTTAACAATGGTGGAGCCGTCCCCACCGGCATTAGGGGCTGAATATCCATAGCTACCCACTCGTGGATTGCTTTTAAGGTAATCATTGACACCATTTCGAAGAGCTCCAGTTCCCTTACCGTGGATGATAGTAACGGTTGGATAACCCGCCAGCAAGGCTGAATCAATATATGAATCCAACCGACTCATTGCTTCTTCATAACGCTCGCCCCGCAAATCGAGTGTGGGTGAAATCCCGCTTGAACGGGTTCGAGAAACGTGAGCACGGTATTTTTGTTTTTCCTCAGGAACTGACTTTTCTTTTTCTAGGTCATTGGGATCAATTTTCATCTTCAATATTCCCATCTGAACTTCCCAAGAACCGTCTTTTTGCTTATCCACTAATGTTCCATGTTGTCCATATGACTTAACAAGGACCTCATCGCCCTTGTGAAAATCATGTTTACGCTTCTCGCGCTTAAGAACCTTATTTTTCTTTAAGTTAGGTTCAACTTCCAGTGCGTTCAAGGCACCCTTCGCCTCAATTAGCTCATTTTCCTTAACTGTAGCCTTGCCAACTTGAGCTTGTTTTTTATGCAAGTCAGCAATAATCTCATCAGCTCGTTTCTTAGCATCAGAAACTACTTGGTTAGCCTCAAATTGGGCCTTTTCAAATAACTTCTGCTTACTCCCCTGGTACTTATCAAACTGAGCTTTTAGCTCTGTCTGAAGTTCAGTGGCATCCTGTAATTGTATCTCTAATTCTTCAGCATCGACCCGAGCTTTTCTAGTCTGCTCAGTTAATTCAGCAATCATATTGTTGATATCCTGATTAGAATCATCAGTGTATGCTCTTGCCTTTTCGATAATTGACTCATCGAGGCCTAATTTTTCAGCAATATTTAACGCATTACTTTGGCCAGGAACCCCAATCATCAACCGGTATGTCGGCTTTAGAGTTTCAACATCGAATTCCATAGATGCGTTGATCGTATTTTCCCGATCGTATGCAAATGCCTTCAGCTCAGGGTAATGGGTGGTAGCAATTAATTCAGACGATTTGGCCGCAATTGCATCAATAACCGCCATTGCTAAAGCTGCACCTTCCTTAGGATCTGTACCAGCTCCTAATTCATCTAATAGTACCAATGACTTATCAGTTAACTGATTAAGAATCGATATAATATTATCCAAATGTGACGAGAAGGTACTTAGATTGGCTTCAATTGATTGATCATCACCGATATCGGCAAAAACATCATCAAAAATACCAATGTGGCTTTCTTCGTTAGCAGTGATAAATAATCCTGATTGCCCCATTAGTTGCAAGAGACCAACTGTTTTAATGGTAATTGTTTTACCACCTGTGTTGGGTCCGGTAACAATAATTGAACGATATTTTTCCCCGATCTCAATGTCATTGGGAACAACTTTATCGATATCAATTAATGGCTGGCGTGCCTTACGCAAATTAACGTAATTATCAGTAGAAATCAATGGTAAGGTAGCTTTTACCGAGTCAGCGTACTTCGCCTTAGCATTAATAAAATCAAGGTGACCCATTAGGCTCATGTTGTTTTTCAAACTATCAGAATATGGTCGTAATGTCGCCGTTAATGCAATTAGGATTCTCCGTTCTTCCTCACGTTCAGACAGTTGAAGCCTTCGTAGTTCGTTGTTGTTTTCAACAACACTACTTGGTTCAACGTACAGAGTTTGCCCAGAGGCACTTTGATCATGCACAATGCCACCAAATCTTTGTTTAAACTCTGCTTTGATTGGAATCACAAACCGATCATCTCTAACCGTGATTATGGGCTCGCTAAGATATTTTGCGTCAGCTCCCTTTATGAAACGGTTCATTCTACTACGAATATCAGTTTGAGTTTTCTGGATTGCTCTACGAACAGAACGCAATTCACTTGAAGCCCCATCCAATATCCGACCATCGTCATCAACCGATCTAACTAAATCATCAGTGATTTCAGGCATCAAATCCAATTGAGAAACTAATTCATCAATTGACCTTAATTTAACATCTTCAGCCGCTAAAGTATCAAAGAAACTAACCACCACTTTCATTGATACCAGCAGTTTTTTAATGTGAGCTAACTCTGTTCCCGAAAGAGCAGAATTTTCAATGTTTAGTCGTTTTAAAAATGGGGCAATTTCAGTCAGATTAGGAATTGGGATTTCTCCCTTTAATCTAACAACGTCTGCACCATCAGCAGTTTCATCTAACCATTCTTTCACTTGTTGATAGTCAGAGCTCGGGGTTAAGGAAACCAGTTGTTCTCGACCGGCATCAGTGACTAAAAATTGCTCAATTTGTTGTTTTATTTTTCCGTATTCAAGCGTTGTGAATACTTTAGAGTTCAATTATCTCACCCCTTTTGAGTTTGAATTATCAATAATTCTATCTAACAGATGCGGAGTCTCGCGGACCATGTACTTGGCCACGGTCGCATCTTCGTATTGTTCTTTCACAGGATTGCTTATTGCAATCAATAAATTTAACCCTGCAAATACAAACAAGTAAGCAATCAAGAATCTAATTGCCCCACCAAAGATGGCGTTGATTTGTTTTAATCCAATAATGCGAGTTGCTGGATTTATCACCCGTTTCAAAAGCATTACAACTCGCCAAACGATAGTGTACAGAATCAAAAATGTGACCCAATGAATAATTCTTTCGTATTCCACAAAATTAAATTGGTGAACTACCCAGTCCGTCAGTGGAGTCGTATACCGCCACGCAAGTGCTAAAGCGAATATGAAGCCGACAAAATTCAAGAATTCCGCAACGAATCCCCGGCGAAATCCAGCAGTGAAACTTAAAACTAAAATTGCCAGAATTATCAAATCTAGAATCATTGCTTTGGCCTCTGCTCAGTTGCCGAGCCAGCTTGTCTTGCAGCTTGTTCTTTCATTGAAAGTTGATTAGAAAGCGCATTGAAAGCAACTAGCAATGCTCGATCTTCTTTACTAGTATCTGGTAGTTGTTGTTCAATTTGGGATAGTTCTTCATTTAAAAGGTCAGCAGTAGCCTGCATATGTTCATATGAACCATCACCAATAAAGATGTAAGGCTTGCCATCAATCGTTGCCTTAAACCTTCTCTTTTCGTTTTCCACTTTTGTTTCACTCCTAAATCAATTAAAAAGGACTGGAAGTCGAAGAAATATTCGCTTCCAATCCATTTTAACAATTATTCTTCTTTATTACCGTCGTCTTCTTGGTCATCGTCGCCATGAAGGAATGTGTTAAGAACAGATTCAATCATATCCCATTCTTCATCGCTTTCAATCAATTGAAGTTCGCCACCTTGTGGATCTGATGGATCATCGTCAGCTGGTAATGCGTAAGCCTGAATCTCAACTTCTTCATCATCACTCTTACCGGTTGGGTAAATTAAGATGTAAGACTTGTTGAAGTCTTCAGATTTAAAAGTAAATAAAACATCATATAATTGTTCGTCGCCGTTTTCGTCAACTAGCGTAATTTGTTGTTGAATTGGTTCATCAGCCATTAAAAGTACCCCTCTACATCTGTGTTAGTTTTCCTTTACGATCTAGATAATTTTGAAGAATTAAGCTAGCCGCAAGTTTATCAATTACTTTTTTTCGTTTCTTTCGTGAAACGTCTGCTTCTTCTGTTAACATTCTTTGAGCTTCAACAGTGGTTAGTCGCTCATCTTCAAAGTCAACTGGTAGACCAAACTTTTCAGTAAGCTTCTTACCATATTCCTGAGAGGCAACTGCCCGATCACCCAAAGAATTATTCATGTTTTTAGGCAACCCGAGTACAAATCCACCAACTTGATGTTCTTCAACAAGTTCAGCAATCCTATCTAGTCCAAACTTGCCCTCATCTTCGTTGATTCTAACAATTTCTACTCCTTGAGATGTCCAACCGAAAGCATCACTTACAGCAACACCCACGGTCTTTGAACCAACATCCAGTCCCATTATCTTCATTTAATTCTTCCCTTTGTTATCGCTGGGATGATTGTCTAGATAGAAACGAACAAGTTCCTCGATAATCTCATCACGTTCATGACGCCGAATTAAATTTCTTGCATCAAGATTACGAGGAATGTAAGCAGGATCTCCTGAAATCAAATATCCAACGATTTGATTATATGGATTGTACCCCTTTTCCTCGAGGGCACGGTACACCGTCAAAAGTGTATCACGTACATCCTTTTTTTGATCATCGTTAAAATCAAAAAACATGGTTTTGTCTAATGAGCTCATACAATTCACCTCTATGACTAAAAGTCATTTGAATCAATTTTAACCGATAAGCGCCAAAACTACAATCATGCTAACTGATTTTATCAAAAAAACCAATTATTGTTGACTTAACCAATCAACTGCAGCACTCATTGCTTTATCAAGTCCAGCTGGATTCTTACCACCGGCTTGAGCCATGTTAGGTCGGCCACCACCGCCTCCTTGAATGTTACTTGAGATGGCTTTAATCAGGTCAGAAGCCGAAATTCCTGCTTTGACACTCTCATCAGATGAAGCAACGATCAAATTAGCTTTGTCGCCCTTACCAGTTCCCAGAACAAGAACATCTGACAACTTTTTATCGCGCCATGAATCGGCTAATTGTCTCAATTGGTCCATTCCTGAGTCCTTAATAACACCAGTAATAATGGTATGTGATCCAGCCGTCTCAGCATTTCCAAACACGTCTTGAGCTTGTTGAGCAGCCATTTTAGCTTCCAAACTAGCCTGCTTTGTCTCTAAATCTTTTACTTCTTGTTGGAGTTGCTCTACTCGATTCCCAACTTCTTTCATCTGAGAAACCTTAAGTTTAGCAGCAATCTGCTTTAAGCTATTTTCCTGTCCGTTTAGATAATCAAATGCTTCTTTAGAAGTTACAGCTTCGATTCTTCTAACTCCAGCACCAACTCCAGATTCTGAAAGAATCTTAAACAATCCAATTTCGTTAGTATTCTTAACATGAGTTCCGCCACAGAATTCAATTGAGAAGTCGCCAACGCTAACAACCCGAACTTTATCACCATACTTCTCACTAAATAAGGCGATAGCACCCATCTTCTTACCGGTTTCTGGGTCAGTAACCGTGGTATCAACGTTTATTTCTTTGAAGATCTGTTCGTTGACCATATCTTCAACCTTTTGGAGATCTTCTGAGGTAACTGAGCCAAAGTGGTTAAAATCAAATCGTAAGTAATTTGGTTCAACCAATGATCCAGCTTGTTGAGTATGACCACCTAAAACGTTTCTTAATGATTGATCAAGCAAGTGGGTAGCTGTATGGTTTTTTTCTACCTTGCTATGGAAGGCTTTATCAACCTTTAATGAATAAGATGCACCCTTCTTAAGTGGTTGTAACAAACTGACAGTGTGCAAGTTTTGACCGTTTGGTGCATGCTGAACGTCAATTACTTCAGCAACTTTTTCACCATTTTCGTCGTAAATGTCACCCTTATCGGCAACTTGACCACCCATTTCAGCATAGAAAGGAGTCTTATCAAAAATTACTTCTGCCTCATCTGATTTGGTTTCATCAACGAGGGTTTCATTCTCGATTAATACAACGGCTTTAGCATCATCAACATCAAGTTGATCATAGCCGACATACTCACTATCATCCTTAATTTCAATCAATAGGTCTCGTTGGACACCCATAGATTTAGCATTGCTCCGAGCATTTCTAGCTCGATCCTTTTGCTTTTGCATTTCATTTGCAAAACCTTCTGTATCCACCTTGATACCAGCATCGGCTGCAGATTCTTGCGTTAATTCCAGTGGGAAACCATAAGTATCGTAAAGTTTAAATGCAGTAGCTCCATCGATCATGTTGGTACCATTATTCTTAGCTGTATCGATTTCCTCTGACATCAATTTCAGCCCACCAGCAAGGGTTTCGTTAAACCGATCCTCTTCAGACCTTACTACTTTCGCAATGTAATCACTTTGCTCTAAAACCTCTGGATAATGTGATTTTAAAGTATCTCCAACAACTGGAACTAACTTGTAAAGAAATGATTCTTTGATACCAAGTTTTTGGCCATTAACGATTGCTCGTCTAATCAAACGACGAATAACGTAACCTCGACCTTCATTAGAAGGAATTGCTCCGTCGCCAATCGCAACCGTGATTGCTCTAGCATGATCTGCAATAACTCTAAAACTTTGATCTAACTTAGAATCTTGACCATACTTAACGCCATCGCCAAGCTCTTCAGCTTTATGAATCATTGGTAAAAATAAGTCGGTTTCAAAGTTAGTTTTCGCATTTTGGAAAATTGAAACCACCCGTTCAAGTCCCATTCCCGTATCAATGTTTTTTCTAGGAAGTGGTTCGTAAGTGTCTTCTGGGGTGTGATTGAATTGTGAGAACACAATATTCCAAACTTCTAGGTATTGATCATTTTCCCCGCCAGGATAGTTTTCAGGATCATCAGGTGCTAGATTGTTAAATTTCTCACCACGATCATAGAAAATTTCTGAATCAGGTCCTGAAGGTCCCTGACCAATATCCCAAAAATTATCTTCAACTTCGATGATATGATCAGGAGCAACCCCAACCTCTTCCCAAAACTTTTTGGCATCCGTATCTTTTGGATAAACTGTCATATATAGCTTTTCAGGGTCCCAGCCAAACCACTTATCTGAGGTTAGGAGTTCATATGCCCATGCAATTGCTTCTTTTTTAAAGTAATCACCAACGGAAAAATTTCCGAGCATTTCAAATAGAGTGTGGTGACGTGGAGTCTTCCCAACGTTTTCAATATCGTTTGTCCGAATTGATTTTTGTGAACTTGTCATGCGAGGATTCTTTGGCACAACAGAACCATCAAAGTATTTTTTCATTGTTGCAACACCAGAGTTGATCCATAACAAAGTTGGATCATCAACTGGAATTAATGAAGCGCTT is from Lentilactobacillus curieae and encodes:
- a CDS encoding endonuclease MutS2, with translation MNSKVFTTLEYGKIKQQIEQFLVTDAGREQLVSLTPSSDYQQVKEWLDETADGADVVRLKGEIPIPNLTEIAPFLKRLNIENSALSGTELAHIKKLLVSMKVVVSFFDTLAAEDVKLRSIDELVSQLDLMPEITDDLVRSVDDDGRILDGASSELRSVRRAIQKTQTDIRSRMNRFIKGADAKYLSEPIITVRDDRFVIPIKAEFKQRFGGIVHDQSASGQTLYVEPSSVVENNNELRRLQLSEREEERRILIALTATLRPYSDSLKNNMSLMGHLDFINAKAKYADSVKATLPLISTDNYVNLRKARQPLIDIDKVVPNDIEIGEKYRSIIVTGPNTGGKTITIKTVGLLQLMGQSGLFITANEESHIGIFDDVFADIGDDQSIEANLSTFSSHLDNIISILNQLTDKSLVLLDELGAGTDPKEGAALAMAVIDAIAAKSSELIATTHYPELKAFAYDRENTINASMEFDVETLKPTYRLMIGVPGQSNALNIAEKLGLDESIIEKARAYTDDSNQDINNMIAELTEQTRKARVDAEELEIQLQDATELQTELKAQFDKYQGSKQKLFEKAQFEANQVVSDAKKRADEIIADLHKKQAQVGKATVKENELIEAKGALNALEVEPNLKKNKVLKREKRKHDFHKGDEVLVKSYGQHGTLVDKQKDGSWEVQMGILKMKIDPNDLEKEKSVPEEKQKYRAHVSRTRSSGISPTLDLRGERYEEAMSRLDSYIDSALLAGYPTVTIIHGKGTGALRNGVNDYLKSNPRVGSYGYSAPNAGGDGSTIVKFK
- a CDS encoding IreB family regulatory phosphoprotein — encoded protein: MSSLDKTMFFDFNDDQKKDVRDTLLTVYRALEEKGYNPYNQIVGYLISGDPAYIPRNLDARNLIRRHERDEIIEELVRFYLDNHPSDNKGKN
- a CDS encoding DUF2507 domain-containing protein — encoded protein: MNSKTYEQLRNDPDLENLLGQTLLRDDLLVEILGDEYHEILYWAGKRLGRKYRLANYESLSVFFKQFGLGDLTLVKQGKNQLDFELTGKIIESRLLQNDDPDFQLECGLLAQFVEYILNRQSEAEISKINAKKGLVSINVLTSSEPPLDGQESDEIFKLITEETNE
- a CDS encoding CvpA family protein, yielding MILDLIILAILVLSFTAGFRRGFVAEFLNFVGFIFALALAWRYTTPLTDWVVHQFNFVEYERIIHWVTFLILYTIVWRVVMLLKRVINPATRIIGLKQINAIFGGAIRFLIAYLFVFAGLNLLIAISNPVKEQYEDATVAKYMVRETPHLLDRIIDNSNSKGVR
- a CDS encoding DUF1292 domain-containing protein, coding for MADEPIQQQITLVDENGDEQLYDVLFTFKSEDFNKSYILIYPTGKSDDEEVEIQAYALPADDDPSDPQGGELQLIESDEEWDMIESVLNTFLHGDDDQEDDGNKEE
- a CDS encoding cell division protein ZapA, whose product is MENEKRRFKATIDGKPYIFIGDGSYEHMQATADLLNEELSQIEQQLPDTSKEDRALLVAFNALSNQLSMKEQAARQAGSATEQRPKQ
- the ruvX gene encoding Holliday junction resolvase RuvX, with the translated sequence MKIMGLDVGSKTVGVAVSDAFGWTSQGVEIVRINEDEGKFGLDRIAELVEEHQVGGFVLGLPKNMNNSLGDRAVASQEYGKKLTEKFGLPVDFEDERLTTVEAQRMLTEEADVSRKKRKKVIDKLAASLILQNYLDRKGKLTQM
- the trxA gene encoding thioredoxin; the encoded protein is MVNETTDKTFESDTSKGVTLTDFWATWCGPCRMQSPVVEELANEMDNVTFNKMDVDANPNTPQSFGIMSIPTLLIKKDGEVVDTVVGYHSKEQLKKVLDQYTD